One segment of Procambarus clarkii isolate CNS0578487 chromosome 1, FALCON_Pclarkii_2.0, whole genome shotgun sequence DNA contains the following:
- the LOC138358799 gene encoding procathepsin L-like → MKFLAASVLIAALAVISAERFYSAVLEEWETFKLEYAKKYTTDVEDKFRMNIFMENRHMIAAHNKLFATGHKPYRLRMNKYGDMLQEEFLSTMAGFHKNHTERYTLNSKYNGSHYIEPDDDVGLPKTVDWREKGAVTPVKDQGHCGSCWAFSATGSLEGQHFRKTGKLVSLSEQNLIDCSAKYDNDGCGGGLMTAAFKYIEDNGGIDTEEAYPYKKKEGKCQYNPQESGARVTGFVHIRTGSEDALKKAVASVGPISVGIDASHGSIQFYHHGVYDEPECSTTELGHGVLVVGYGTTEDGTDYWLVKNSWGTSLGDEGYIKMMRNRDNQCGIATSASFPLV, encoded by the exons ATGAAGTTCTTGGCAGCATCAGTGTTGATTGCCGCTTTAGCTGTAATATCTGCAGAACGTTTCTATTCTGCTGTGTTGGAAGAGTGGGAGACATTTAAG CTTGAATATGCCAAGAAATACACCACCGATGTCGAAGACAAATTCCGCATGAACATCTTCATGGAGAACAGACACATGATTGCTGCACACAACAAACTGTTTGCAACAGGACACAAACCATATAGGCTCAGAATGAACAAGTATGGTGACATG CTTCAGGAGGAGTTTTTGTCAACAATGGCTGGTTTCCATAAGAACCACACAGAAAGATATACATTAAACAGCAAGTACAATGGTTCCCATTACATTGAGCCAGATGATGATGTTGGTCTTCCCAAGACTGTTGACTGGAGAGAGAAGGGAGCAGTCACCCCAGTAAAGGACCAGGGACACTGTGGATCATGCTGGGCCTTCTCAGCT ACTGGGTCCCTGGAAGGTCAACACTTCCGCAAGACTGGTAAGCTGGTGAGCCTCTCTGAGCAGAACTTGATCGACTGTTCCGCCAAATATGACAATGATGGTTGTGGCGGAGGACTGATGACCGCTGCTTTCAAGTACATTGAGGACAATGGTGGGATTGACACTGAGGAGGCCTATCCATATAAGAAAAAG GAAGGAAAGTGTCAGTATAACCCGCAAGAATCTGGTGCTAGAGTGACTGGCTTTGTTCATATTCGTACGGGAAGTGAAGATGCTCTGAAGAAAGCTGTTGCCTCAGTTGGACCAATATCTGTTGGCATTGATGCCTCACATGGCTCAATCCAGTTTTACCACCATG GTGTTTATGACGAGCCAGAATGTAGCACGACGGAGCTTGGTCATGGTGTTCTGGTTGTGGGTTACGGCACCACGGAGGACGGaactgactactggctggtgaagaACTCTTGGGGTACAAGTCTGGGTGATGAAGGCTACATCAAGATGATGAGGAACCGTGATAACCAGTGTGGCATTGCTACTTCTGCCTCTTTCCCTCTTGTATAA